A window of Nicotiana sylvestris chromosome 8, ASM39365v2, whole genome shotgun sequence genomic DNA:
AATATCTATggcatagtccttgagtaactctatcCACCTTCTCTCTATCAAATTCAACTCCTTATGCttaaaaatatattgaaggctcctGTGAttcgtaaatacatccacatggaccccatacaaataatgccaccaaatctttagcgcaaacaccacCGCCGCAAACTCTAAGTCATGAgctggatagttcttttcatgattatTGAGTTGACTAGAAGCGTAAGCTATAATCTTGCCGtattgcattaacacacacccaagacTGGCccttgaagcatcgcaatacaccacaaatccctcAGTACCCTCTGGTAGGGCTAATTCGGGTgttgtagtcaatcttgatttcaattcttggtAACTActttcacaagcatcggaccattggaatttaactgCTTTCTGCGTCAACTTAGTCAATGAAGAGGgaagagtagaaaacccctccacaaatcttcTGTAATACCCAGCCAAACCTAGGAAACTGTTAATCTctattggagtggtaggtctaggccaattcttcactgccgCAATCTTTTGAGTATCTACCATAATTCCTTCCCCggagacgacatgacccaagaacgcgacggattcaagccaaaattcacattttgaaaattttgcataaaaTTGATGTTGCTAAAGTgtctgcagaactgccctgagatggtcagcatggtcatcccaacttcgggaatacacaagaatattgtcaatgaatactatcacaGATGAGTCTAGAAAAgtcttgaagactcgattcataagatccatgaaagctgtcggggcatttgttagcccaaaagacatcactagaaattcaaagtgcccataccgagtcctgaaagctgtttttggaacatcctgctcccttatcttcaattgatgatacccggaccgcaagtcaatttttgagaaacacgTAGCACCTTGCAATTTATCAAATAAGTCGTTTATCCTTGGTAGagggtatttatttttgattgtgacttttttgagttgccggtagtcgatacacatctgtagcgacccatctttcttccttacaaacatgACCGGTGtgccccacggtgacacactccactggatgaaacccttctctagcaaatccttcaattgttcctttagctttTTCAATTCTGCTagtgccattctgtaaggtggaattgatataggctgcgtgcctggcatcacatcgatcccaaaatcgATCTCCCTATCTGGTGGGATCCCAGGGAGTTCATCTGGAAAGACATCCGGAAATCTATTCACAACTAGCACTGACTCAAGGCTAGGTGCCTCGACATTGGTGTCTGTAACCCAAACTAAATGACAGATACACCTCTTCTTTATCATCTTcgcggccttaaggtaagaaataagacgacctttaggcactacattatctcccttccattcaacaTCGGGATCATTATAAAATTCAAGCCTCATTGTTCTAGTACGACAATCAAGTTTGGAAAAGCAataataaagccaatccattcccattattacatcaaaatcaaccatcccTAATTCAATAAGATCGGTCGTGGTATTTCTACTATAAACTCGACCAACCGTAATTGGCTCACCAACTGGAGTAGACACCGAAAATGGCTCATGAAGCTGATccggttctatcccaaattccatagcaacaaaaggtgtaacataggacaaggtggaaccggggtcaataagtgcatacacatcatgagattggatagtcagaatacctgtaacaacaacCGGAGAAGCCTCTGCGGTCTGGCGACTactcatagcatagaaccgaCGAGGTCCTCCTGAACTCGAcgcaccacccctagctgcaccatGCCTTGCGGGTGCTGGGGCACCTCGAGCTAGAGAAGGGGCTGAAGATATAGCAGCTGCTGGATTGGATGACTGTGTTGTGCCCCTACCCGCTCCCTGGCGGGATACACGACAATGCCTCTAAATATTACCCCTCATCCCACGTCCATAACATACGGGtaattccaaatagaaaaccccGGAGTGCATCTTCCCGCACTTTGGGCAAGGGGACCTCTACTGTTGCTGGGACCTCTCTCCTGACCGACCCCACTGGTGGGATCCCCTGTTGCCCTAAACGGGCCTGAAACAACTCTATTATTGTTGTTGGCTGGGCCCTGATGGCGGTGCACTGGCTGAAGACCGCGCAACAAACTAGGACGGCCCTGACGATCCTCCCTTGAAAGCTAATCTTCCCCCACCTAATGAATCTCCCATGTTGCTCGTATATCGGGCCTTActgttaccctctctctccattatGTTCTTTAGTTTACGGTTCTCTGTGGTCTGAGCAAATGCTACCATCTTCCTATAATTCATGTCGGAATTCAATGCAGTCGTAAAAGCCCCATTAATAGTCAAAGTATTAAGGCCCTGAAAAAACGGCGTACCCtggcctccattgtgggcaacatgtgAATGTCATACTTGGACATGtgagcaaactccatgtggtactccacACACTTTTGCTACCTTGCTTAAGATTTTCAAACTCTGTTGCACGGGTTGCCTTTGTCTCAGCAGGCAGGAAAAGATCTATAAAGGCATCGACAAACTCGCTCCACCTTGCTGGAGGGCTCCCATCCACACAGGAAActtcccacaactcaaaccacgaataggccacccctttcagacAATAGGTAGCCAACTCTACTCCCCCTGTCTTAGTTGCACGCATAACCCTGAgagtcttgtgcatctcatcaataaaatcatgaGGGTCTTCTTCTGTATCGGCACCCAAAAACACTGAagggtctaactgaagaaatctATTCACCTTGGAACAAGTGGGATCCCCTTGCTGGCAGGATGAACTAGGCACAACATTGGACCTTTGGACTTGAGAGGCCACTATCTGGGTcaacatctgaatagctcccctaagatccccatcagaaataCCAGAACCGTAACCTGGGGCTGGAGGCGGAACAGGAATATCAATAGGAGGGATAGTGGTACCCTTCGCAGGTGTGGGAACTGGGGTAGTTTACTCTGGAATATAATAACCAGGTAAGGTGGTACCAGGGGACTACCCTCACCCATAGTATCAAGAAGTGATTCATCAGCCACTCCTAAGGTGGCATTGGCTCCTTGGccaattctcgctttcttcttaggtgccatttactgaaagatagaacaataCACTGATTAGAGGGGGAATAGTTCCATAACAAGTTTTACCGCACGATCCATAATATCAAAAAAGGGTGTTGTTCCTAAATGCCctagtagcctccaacttatagatgtggtcgactacacaccgataagaaggactctactagacacgactccgAGACAttctaggacactttaaaaccttaggctctgataccaagtttgtcacgcctcAACCTCGGAAGGCGccaccggcgctcaatcgagtgatccCAACTAAAAAAGCCTTACCGTACACTTTCTACCCGACTGAATATGATTAAGGAAGCCATGCTTTCGTTTATTTAAGCAATAGGAAAGATTCcacattcaacattgttagttcattttacaTCACAACCATAAACCATAGTTAAGTTCCCAAGATTCCATATAATTTCACTTTATAGAAACAagagttagaattacaacatagttcatagGCTCATCCaacacccatacataacccacacaatgtctacggagcctcgaAGAATACAtaagacaagtatgacaatgccAGCAATAAGGCCCCGGCTGTGcctcaaaagtggatatctataacaaaaaatgcacaacataaccccttgaaggagaaaagggctcaccaagactttgaaaAGAGGATACTCTGCTacgcgcgatcggcactatcctctatgaagccacctacattcatttaaaaatgtagtgcccctggcaaaagggacattagtaccgaTAGTATGTATAACTAACCACCATCTAgatagaaagaactttcatacaagaataaggaaatcacaagtataactaaAAAACTTTAAATGATCACAATATTATCAAATAAAAGgatcatacaattttcacattattttcccatagcttttagttttgGGGCATTTCACGCTATTCATCATTGTCCACAATACCatcgctatcttgagcggagtccgatctcatcccgatcggctaggttgtcttatttgagacatatacttcaatcacaaatacaataccaccatgtgtgccggcatggcgtccgatctcggcccgatcggctaggccgccttaccaaggcattttcgttttccatcaatcatctcctTTCAATatttgtttcacatatatcatttcatagtcACTTGGGGCCACAGCTATCACGTCATAAATTAGGCACTAGGTGACATctcacatcattcccaatttcaatgttagatttgtaatttaggataatatgtgcacacaagagcaaataaaattgtaagcatagatgagacttcacatagatggcacaaCATATGCATATTCAATCTTAATTTAAGGTCTAGGAATTTCAACACATGGTTCATATTCATTGCATCCTTTccaagttatcaagaatagcacttcGATCACATTGAGACAGATCTTTCACACCTATAAGTTTGCAACTCCAATTCATGTGAAAAAACAATCAATATAACAATCCAACCTTAATCTTACTGCATTTACACAAACATACCGCATTTACACAAacaccaacggagctcaatttctaaaagacggggttttagccatacatacatCAGTAAAGCTTTCCTTAAATCCTTACAACAAATTCTGGAATttcctagcaacttcaatctattttatgaaaattacaagttgaaccaagaattagaggcaTGAATGAGATTCTAACTCATTTAAGTAAATTATCAAGAACTAAGTGTGCACAATGATTTTAGGAtacttttgtgagagatttttaTCATCCTATACCACAATTGTTATCTCTTTTGGTTTACAACAACCCCATACCCCATTATATTTTACGCATGCAATATTATCAGCCCTTACACCCATGAACCCCCTTGCTAATCACATAGTTTAATGGAAATTTCGAAATAATAAAAGAGGGTACAAGCTCTTACCTCTTAGGGTGACGACCTAGCAATTTCACTTAacaatcttcaaagatttggggCAAGGATGGAGTGGGGACTTGATGAAGGTCATTCCCTCTCTTTCTAGAACTTCCTCTCTCACTCTATATACCGTGAAATAACAGGAAAAAagtctaatggggtgtttttaatgggatggggtcgggttataaaagttagaaaataggagccccgacatgATTTGCGATCGAATAATGGACATGCGGCGCgcaaaatggaccgcaaaaatggtcccaaaaTCTGGACAAATTGTCTGGGTATGCGATAGAAAT
This region includes:
- the LOC138875388 gene encoding uncharacterized protein, which encodes MSSRQTAEASPVVVTGILTIQSHDVYALIDPGSTLSYVTPFVAMEFGIEPDQLHEPFSVSTPVGEPITVGRVYSRNTTTDLIELGMVDFDVIMGMDWLYYCFSKLDCRTRTMRLEFYNDPDVEWKGDNVVPKGRLISYLKAAKMIKKRCICHLVWVTDTNVEAPSLESVLVVNRFPDVFPDELPGIPPDREIDFGIDVMPGTQPISIPPYRMALAELKKLKEQLKDLLEKGFIQWSVSPWGTPVIWDDHADHLRAVLQTL